CGCGATCGTGGGTGAGAAGGGCCTCATCGAGGACGAGCACGGCAAGCAGCCGTTCGTGACGGACTGGCGCGGACTGCTGGTGGGCCGTGCCGGAGCCGTCGTCCGTCCCGGCAGTACCGAGGAGGTCGCGAAGGTGGTCAGGCTCTGCCACGACCATGGGGTCGCGATCGTGCCGCAGGGCGGAAACACGGGCCTGATGGGCGGAGCCACGCCCTGGCCCGCGCATACCGGCATCGTGTTGTCGCTTGGCCGGATGAACCGCGTGCTGGACGTCGATGCCACCGGCTATACCATGACAGTGGAGGCCGGCTGCGTGCTGCAGGCTCTGCAGGAGACAGCAAGCCGGCACGACCGGTTCCTGCCGCTCAGCCTTGGCGCCCAGGGCTCGTGCATGATCGGCGGCAATCTGTCGACCAACGCCGGCGGCGTGCAGGTGCTGCGCTACGGCAATGCCCGCAACCTCGTCCTCGGCCTCGAGGTCGTGCTGGCCAATGGCGAGGTCTGGGACGGGTTGCGTGCACTCAAGAAGGACAATACCGGCTACGACCTCAAGCATCTCTTCATGGGCGCCGAAGGAACGCTCGGCATCATCACGAAGGCCGTGCTCAAGCTCTGGCCGGCTCCCAAGGACGTCTGCACCGCGTGGCTGGCGATCCGGGATCCGCGCGCGGCGCTGGAGATCCTGTCGGAAGCCCATAGCGCCTCCGAGGACAATGTCGGCTCCTGCGAGTTGATGAGCCGCGCCGCCGTCGACATGGTGCTCCGCCACATTCCCGGCACGCAGGATCCGCTTCGAGCGGACACGCCATGGTACCTGCTGCTCGAATGGTCGTCCTCGCGGGCGCGCCAGGACGGGGCCGAGGGCATCGCGGCGAAGATGGAGCAATTCCTCGCCGACCAGCTCGAGGCCGGGCGCGTGATCGACGCGGTGATCGCCCAGACCGGAAGCCAATCGCAGAACATGTGGCGCATCCGGGAAAGCGTCGCCGAGGCGTCCCGCGCCGAGGGGCCGGGGCTCAGCTTTGATGTGTCGGTCGCCATCTCCAGGATTCCGGAGTTCATCGATCTCGGCCTAGCGGCCGTGCGCGACATTCTCCCGAGCATTCGCCCCTATCCTCTGGGGCACATCGGCGACGGCAATCTGCATTTCTCGTTCATGGGGCCATCAGGTATGGATCAGCAGACGCTGACCCAATACAAGGCCGCCATCACCCGTGCCGTGAACGATCTCATCACGTCCATGGGCGGCTCGATCTCGGCGGAACACGGCATCGGCATCGACAAGCTCGACGAGCTCAGCCACTACCGCTCGAAGACCGAACTCGACATCATGCGAACCATCAAGCGCGCGCTCGATCCGCAGAACATCATGAACCCCGGCAAGGTGCTCCGGCTGTGATTGGGCTCCCGGCGCCAACAATTTGTTCAACCTTGGCGGGCCGCAAAGATGTTGCGACCCGCCCGCGGTTCTTAGAGTGCTATCCGCTGCCCTCAAGCCACCGAGCCGCCGCGCGGGTTGACAATCGTATACCCTCGCAGCGAACGCGCGTGCATTCGCGTCGCGCGCCCGCCCGAGTTGGCGTCATAGGCCATCCAGACATCGCCTCCGAGGTGCTGCTCAAGGACGAAAACGTGACCTCGTCGCGCAGCAACCATTCCCGGTGCGGGTGACGTCCGCGGAAAGCGGAGCCAGTTGGACGCAAGATTCAATTCCGGGACGATACGGCCGAATACGCGCAGAGCCGCGCCGCAGCCGCAGAACGAGGAGGGACAACCGGCCGGACGGCCACCGACAACGCCAGCGCCGTGAGCACCGGAGACGGTCGCCGGCGTGGTCGTGCCCCCAGCATCAGTCACTGTCAGTTGTGTCGAGCGGTACGCTTGCAGCGTGGACCTGGAGATCAGCGAAGATCTGGAAGCCAGCGAGGGCCTGGAAGCCCGCTCGCGTCGCGTCTGCGAATACGAGAAGTCGCAGGGCATGGTGACGTTGCATTCAGGAGCTTGATGAATGCGATAAGGGCGCGCTTCCGAAGCGACAGAACCCAGGATAACGAGCACGCACGCAGAAAATACTCGCTTGAACATTGCAAGGACTCCAAATGAGAGACCCTGCCCCGGGACACGAGAAACCAATAACAGTTTGTCTGAAATGGGCCTAAAGCGCGGCTGAAAATGGCTGCGTCGCGTGCCACGACTGCACGATCTCATAGCCTACACGTAGCGCCCGAGATGATTAACTCGCAGCGCACGAATGCTCGATCAGCGCGTCAAGCTCGCGGCGTGCAACCAAGTCGGATTGCGCAAGAAGGATCCAATGAGCGCTCCTCCTCCCCGCGTTGACCGGATCGCCAGGACTCGCTGCCGCTCATTGCATCATCGCGGCCGCGATCTTCTCCGCCGACATCAACACGGGAAAATTGGTGTTGGCGCACGGCACCACCGGGAAGATCGAGGCGTCCACGACGCGCAGGCCCTGGATGCCCTTGACGCGGCCTTCCGTATCGACCACCGCCATCGGATCGTCGGCCCGGCCCATGCGGCACGAGCACGAGGCGTGCCAGACACCGATGGTCGCCTTGCGCACGAAGGCCTCCAGCGCCTCGTCGTGGTTGATCACCTGATCGAAGGTAAAGCCTTCGACGACGAAATTGTCGATCATGTAGTGGCGCAGCGCCGCCGGCCCGTCCATCAGGGCCGCGGCGATCGTGGTCAGGATCCTGTTCGTCGTATTGACCACACCAATTTTGCGCACGCGGTCGGTGTAGGAGGCGGGGAACGGCTTGTCCGTCACCGCCCT
The nucleotide sequence above comes from Bradyrhizobium sp. NDS-1. Encoded proteins:
- a CDS encoding FAD-binding oxidoreductase, translated to MPAAGPSSEPIIPTAPLTSQMRDSLRAIVGEKGLIEDEHGKQPFVTDWRGLLVGRAGAVVRPGSTEEVAKVVRLCHDHGVAIVPQGGNTGLMGGATPWPAHTGIVLSLGRMNRVLDVDATGYTMTVEAGCVLQALQETASRHDRFLPLSLGAQGSCMIGGNLSTNAGGVQVLRYGNARNLVLGLEVVLANGEVWDGLRALKKDNTGYDLKHLFMGAEGTLGIITKAVLKLWPAPKDVCTAWLAIRDPRAALEILSEAHSASEDNVGSCELMSRAAVDMVLRHIPGTQDPLRADTPWYLLLEWSSSRARQDGAEGIAAKMEQFLADQLEAGRVIDAVIAQTGSQSQNMWRIRESVAEASRAEGPGLSFDVSVAISRIPEFIDLGLAAVRDILPSIRPYPLGHIGDGNLHFSFMGPSGMDQQTLTQYKAAITRAVNDLITSMGGSISAEHGIGIDKLDELSHYRSKTELDIMRTIKRALDPQNIMNPGKVLRL